The following coding sequences are from one Formosa haliotis window:
- a CDS encoding efflux RND transporter permease subunit has product MRKIIAYFIRHHIAVTIFILGFTIFGIIGVLALKSSFFPIIPSKIITIQINYPGASPQEIEEGIVLQIEDNLKGLRGVDRVTSTSQENSGTITIEIEKGENIDFMLLEVKNAVDRVPTFPTGMEPLVVAKNENVRETISFAISGTNIPLATLKQLGRQIENDLRAIEGISQVEVTGYPEEEIEIAVNENSLLAYNITFNEVATAVSNSNILVTGGNIKTNDEEFLIRANNRSYYSDELSNVVVRAFSDGKTVRLKDVAILRDRFSETPNATFFNGDLSVNVSVTSTDNEDLLSSAEAVKEYIDTYNQSHNNVKLDIVRDLSITLKQRTQLLVENAVVGMLLVLLFLALFLNTRLAFWVAFGLPISFLGMFIFASQFDVTINVFSLFGMIIVIGILVDDGIVIAENIYQHYEAGKNPIDAAIDGTMEVIPPVVSAIITTLLAFSTFLFLESRIGEFFSEVSVIVMLTLVVSLVEALIILPAHLAHSKALQKPVKNERQQQSKIKQFFSKMRGINALGDRFMVFLRDKFYVPVLNFIFEFKILALGIFLGALILTFGAIGGGVIGVTIFPSIASDRVSIELDMPNGTNVRVTDSIMSLIEEKAYMVNEEFTEQYLKGTDKVLFENTILNINSASSARLDINMLPGEERPDAINASLVANRVRELVGPVIGTERLIFGSGGNFGGSPVAVSLLSNNIEELKAAKVELKAVLEANPLLKDVADNDPAGIKEIRLELKESAYLLGLDLSTVMSQIRAGFFGVQAQRFQRGQDEIRVWVRYDKPNRASINDLDDMRIVTPAGERVTLKDIANYSIERGDVAINHLEGRREIEVSADLKDPNTSATDILDEIKATVIPSLQSKYPTISASYEGQNREATKLNRSLKSAGLIIILLIYITIAFTFRSLSQPLLLILLIPFSLTAVAWGHWLLGFPVNVLSLLGIIALIGIMVNDGLVLIGKFNTNLKAGLKLDEALKEAGKSRFRAIFLTSVTTIAGLAPLLLEKSRQAQFLKPMAISISFGIAYATILTLLVLPLFLSFSNSIKQKSKWLATGKPVTREEVERAIKEQNEEHAH; this is encoded by the coding sequence ATGAGAAAAATTATTGCTTATTTTATAAGGCATCATATTGCCGTTACCATTTTTATTCTAGGGTTCACCATTTTCGGAATCATTGGTGTGCTAGCCTTGAAATCGTCTTTCTTTCCTATTATTCCTTCTAAAATTATTACCATTCAAATTAATTACCCTGGAGCGTCTCCGCAAGAGATTGAAGAAGGGATTGTGCTTCAAATAGAAGATAATTTAAAAGGGCTTCGTGGTGTAGATCGGGTAACCTCTACTTCGCAAGAGAACAGTGGTACCATTACCATCGAAATAGAAAAGGGAGAGAATATCGATTTTATGCTTTTAGAGGTTAAAAATGCGGTAGATCGTGTACCTACATTTCCTACGGGTATGGAACCCCTCGTTGTAGCAAAAAATGAAAATGTTCGGGAAACCATCTCGTTTGCTATTAGTGGTACAAACATTCCTTTAGCTACTTTAAAGCAATTAGGGAGGCAAATTGAGAACGATTTACGTGCTATAGAAGGTATTTCTCAAGTAGAAGTTACGGGTTATCCAGAAGAGGAAATAGAAATTGCGGTTAACGAAAACAGCCTCTTAGCCTATAATATCACGTTTAACGAAGTCGCCACAGCGGTTAGTAATTCTAATATCTTGGTTACCGGAGGAAATATTAAAACCAATGATGAGGAGTTTTTAATTAGAGCCAATAACCGATCGTATTATAGCGACGAATTGTCGAACGTGGTGGTTCGTGCGTTTTCCGACGGAAAAACAGTCCGTCTAAAAGATGTTGCCATCTTACGAGATCGATTTTCGGAAACCCCAAATGCCACCTTTTTTAATGGTGATTTATCTGTAAATGTAAGTGTAACTAGTACAGATAATGAAGATTTATTGTCTTCGGCAGAAGCCGTTAAAGAGTATATAGATACTTACAACCAATCGCATAATAATGTGAAGTTAGATATTGTGCGTGACTTATCTATTACACTAAAACAACGTACACAATTGTTGGTAGAGAATGCGGTGGTGGGAATGTTATTGGTTTTGCTCTTTTTAGCCTTGTTTTTAAATACGCGTTTAGCATTTTGGGTAGCCTTTGGTTTACCTATTTCCTTTTTAGGAATGTTTATTTTTGCGAGTCAGTTTGATGTCACGATAAACGTCTTTTCGCTTTTCGGAATGATTATCGTTATCGGTATTTTAGTAGATGATGGTATTGTTATAGCCGAAAATATTTATCAGCATTACGAAGCAGGTAAAAACCCGATTGATGCCGCTATCGACGGAACGATGGAAGTTATTCCTCCTGTGGTTTCAGCCATTATCACCACGCTGTTAGCGTTTTCAACCTTCCTGTTTTTAGAGAGTCGGATTGGGGAATTCTTTAGTGAAGTTTCGGTAATCGTTATGCTTACGCTTGTGGTTTCTTTAGTAGAAGCGCTTATTATTCTGCCGGCGCATTTAGCGCATTCAAAAGCACTTCAAAAACCTGTTAAAAACGAAAGACAACAACAGTCTAAGATCAAGCAATTTTTCTCGAAAATGCGAGGGATTAATGCCCTTGGAGATCGGTTTATGGTCTTTTTAAGAGACAAGTTTTACGTGCCTGTACTAAATTTTATATTTGAATTTAAAATTTTAGCCCTTGGTATATTTTTGGGAGCTCTAATTTTAACCTTCGGAGCCATTGGTGGAGGAGTTATTGGAGTAACTATCTTTCCTAGTATTGCCAGCGACCGTGTGTCTATAGAACTCGATATGCCCAACGGGACCAACGTAAGGGTTACAGATTCTATCATGTCTTTAATAGAAGAAAAGGCCTATATGGTTAACGAAGAATTTACGGAGCAATATTTAAAGGGCACAGATAAAGTCTTATTCGAAAATACCATTCTAAATATAAACAGTGCCTCTAGTGCCCGATTAGATATAAATATGTTGCCAGGGGAAGAGCGTCCAGATGCTATAAATGCCTCTTTGGTAGCCAATCGAGTAAGAGAATTAGTGGGGCCAGTTATTGGTACAGAACGTTTAATTTTTGGTTCTGGTGGTAATTTTGGAGGAAGTCCGGTAGCTGTCTCTTTATTGAGTAATAATATAGAAGAACTTAAAGCGGCGAAAGTAGAATTAAAAGCTGTTCTTGAAGCAAATCCGTTATTAAAAGATGTTGCCGATAATGATCCGGCCGGAATTAAAGAAATCCGTTTAGAGCTTAAAGAAAGTGCGTATTTGTTGGGCTTAGATTTAAGTACGGTAATGAGTCAGATTCGAGCAGGATTTTTCGGGGTACAAGCACAGCGTTTTCAGCGTGGACAAGACGAAATTAGAGTTTGGGTACGTTACGATAAACCAAACCGTGCTTCGATTAACGATTTAGACGATATGCGTATTGTAACCCCAGCAGGCGAGCGTGTCACTTTAAAGGACATCGCTAACTATTCTATAGAACGAGGCGATGTGGCTATAAACCACCTTGAAGGGCGTAGAGAAATTGAAGTATCGGCCGATTTAAAAGATCCAAACACAAGTGCTACCGATATTTTAGATGAAATAAAGGCGACCGTTATACCAAGTTTACAATCTAAATATCCTACCATTTCGGCGTCTTACGAAGGGCAAAATAGAGAAGCAACCAAACTTAATCGTTCTTTAAAAAGTGCCGGATTAATCATTATTTTATTAATCTACATCACGATTGCCTTTACGTTTAGAAGTTTAAGTCAGCCATTATTATTAATACTGCTTATACCATTTAGTTTAACGGCTGTAGCTTGGGGACACTGGTTGTTAGGATTTCCGGTAAATGTATTGTCCTTACTAGGAATTATTGCATTAATAGGAATTATGGTAAACGACGGATTGGTGCTAATAGGCAAGTTTAATACTAATTTAAAAGCAGGTTTAAAATTAGACGAGGCTTTAAAGGAAGCCGGAAAATCTAGATTTAGAGCCATTTTCTTAACCTCGGTAACCACCATAGCAGGATTGGCGCCTTTACTTTTAGAAAAGAGTAGGCAAGCCCAGTTTTTAAAGCCTATGGCCATTTCTATTTCTTTCGGGATAGCATACGCGACTATTTTAACCCTTTTAGTGTTGCCGTTATTCTTATCGTTTAGCAATTCGATTAAGCAAAAAAGTAAATGGTTAGCCACAGGAAAACCAGTAACCCGAGAGGAAGTTGAACGCGCTATTAAAGAACAAAATGAAGAGCATGCACATTAA
- a CDS encoding GNAT family N-acetyltransferase has protein sequence MSIRKAVEGDLKCVAELFDAYRVFYEKESDVEGAEHFLAERFKNKDSELFVAQNESGKLIGFVQLYPLFSSTRMQKLWLLNDLFVQPEYRGQGVSVNLIERAKQLVKDTKACGMFLETGKSNEIGNNLYPKTGFILNGGSNYYEWNS, from the coding sequence ATGAGCATTAGAAAAGCTGTAGAAGGAGATCTGAAATGTGTTGCTGAGTTGTTTGATGCCTACCGCGTTTTTTATGAAAAAGAATCTGATGTAGAAGGTGCAGAACATTTTTTAGCAGAACGGTTTAAAAATAAAGACTCCGAGCTGTTTGTTGCTCAAAATGAATCGGGTAAGCTTATAGGCTTTGTACAGTTGTATCCTTTGTTTTCATCGACACGCATGCAAAAATTATGGCTTTTAAACGATTTGTTTGTACAGCCAGAATATAGAGGTCAAGGTGTTTCGGTGAATTTAATAGAACGGGCAAAGCAATTGGTGAAAGATACCAAGGCTTGCGGCATGTTTTTAGAGACCGGAAAATCAAATGAAATAGGGAATAATTTATATCCAAAAACAGGGTTTATCTTAAACGGTGGCTCTAACTATTACGAGTGGAATAGTTAA
- a CDS encoding fumarate reductase/succinate dehydrogenase flavoprotein subunit — MALDSKVPEGPIKDKWTDYKNHINLVNPANKRHIDIIVVGTGLAGGSAAATLAELGYNVKAFAYQDSPRRAHSIAAQGGINAAKNYQGDGDSNYRLFYDTVKGGDYRSREANVHRLAEVSGNIIDQCVAQGVPFARDYGGLLDNRSFGGVLVSRTFYAKGQTGQQLLLGAYSAMNRQIARGKIEMFNRHEMLDVVKIGGKARGIIARNLITGEIERHSAHAVVIATGGYGNVYFLSTNAMGSNATAAWKIHKKGAYFANPCFTQIHPTCIPRSGDYQSKLTLMSESLRNDGRIWVPAKIEDAKAIQQGKLKPTDIAEADRDYYLERRYPAFGNLVPRDVASRAAKERCDAGYGVNATGEAVYLDFASAIERYGKEQAKIHNITNATPEKIYELGQKIVEEKYGNLFQMYEKIVDENPYKTPMMIYPATHYTMGGVWVDYNLMTTVEGLYCIGEANFSDHGANRLGASALMQGLADGYFVLPYTIGDYLSHDIRTGKIPTNTPEFDEVEKEVKDRIDFFINNKGTKSVDYFHKKLGKVMWDKVGMSRNAQGLTEAMAEIKAIREEFWKEVKVPGSANELNPELEKAGRVADFLELGELFAKDALNRAESCGGHFREESVELDGEQKGEAKRDDVNFAYVAAWEYKGEPADAVLHKEELEFKDIELKQRSYK; from the coding sequence ATGGCTTTAGATTCAAAAGTACCAGAAGGTCCAATTAAAGATAAATGGACAGATTATAAAAATCATATTAATTTAGTTAACCCTGCAAACAAACGTCATATCGATATTATTGTTGTTGGTACAGGTTTAGCTGGAGGTTCGGCAGCAGCAACGTTAGCCGAATTAGGATATAACGTAAAAGCATTTGCTTATCAAGATTCTCCTAGACGTGCACACTCTATTGCTGCACAAGGAGGAATAAATGCAGCGAAGAACTATCAAGGTGATGGTGATTCAAACTACAGATTATTTTACGATACCGTAAAAGGTGGAGATTACCGTTCACGTGAGGCAAACGTACACCGTTTAGCTGAGGTGTCTGGAAATATTATCGACCAATGTGTGGCTCAAGGTGTTCCTTTTGCACGTGATTATGGTGGGTTATTAGATAACCGTTCGTTTGGTGGTGTATTAGTGTCTAGAACATTTTATGCTAAAGGACAAACAGGACAGCAATTATTATTAGGTGCATATTCTGCAATGAACCGTCAGATTGCTCGTGGAAAGATTGAAATGTTCAATCGTCACGAAATGTTAGACGTTGTAAAAATTGGTGGAAAAGCAAGAGGTATTATTGCTCGTAATTTAATTACTGGAGAAATAGAACGTCATTCTGCACATGCTGTTGTTATTGCAACAGGAGGTTATGGAAATGTATATTTCTTATCTACTAATGCTATGGGTTCTAATGCTACTGCAGCTTGGAAAATTCATAAAAAAGGAGCGTATTTTGCAAATCCTTGTTTTACACAAATTCACCCAACATGTATTCCGCGTTCAGGAGATTATCAGTCTAAATTAACATTAATGTCTGAGTCTTTACGTAATGATGGTCGTATATGGGTTCCTGCAAAAATTGAAGACGCAAAAGCAATTCAGCAAGGAAAATTAAAACCTACAGATATTGCAGAAGCAGATAGAGATTACTACTTAGAAAGACGTTATCCTGCTTTTGGTAACTTAGTGCCTCGTGATGTGGCATCTAGAGCAGCCAAAGAGCGTTGCGATGCTGGATATGGTGTAAATGCAACCGGAGAGGCTGTATATTTAGATTTTGCATCAGCTATAGAACGTTATGGTAAGGAGCAGGCAAAAATTCATAATATTACCAATGCTACTCCAGAGAAAATATACGAGTTAGGTCAGAAAATCGTTGAGGAGAAATACGGAAACTTATTCCAAATGTATGAGAAAATCGTTGATGAGAATCCATACAAAACGCCTATGATGATTTATCCTGCAACACACTATACAATGGGTGGTGTTTGGGTTGATTATAATTTAATGACCACGGTTGAAGGTTTATACTGTATTGGTGAAGCTAACTTCTCTGATCACGGTGCAAACAGACTTGGAGCTTCTGCCTTAATGCAAGGTTTAGCAGACGGATATTTCGTATTACCTTATACCATTGGAGATTATTTATCTCACGATATTAGAACAGGAAAAATCCCAACAAATACTCCAGAATTTGATGAGGTTGAAAAAGAAGTGAAAGATCGTATCGATTTCTTCATCAATAATAAAGGAACAAAATCTGTAGATTATTTCCACAAAAAACTTGGAAAAGTAATGTGGGATAAAGTAGGAATGTCTAGAAACGCACAAGGTTTAACAGAGGCTATGGCCGAAATTAAAGCCATTCGTGAAGAGTTCTGGAAAGAAGTTAAAGTACCAGGAAGTGCGAACGAATTAAACCCTGAGCTTGAAAAAGCTGGACGTGTAGCAGACTTCTTAGAATTAGGAGAGTTATTTGCCAAAGATGCTTTAAATAGAGCAGAATCTTGTGGAGGTCACTTTAGAGAAGAGTCTGTAGAACTAGATGGAGAGCAAAAAGGTGAAGCAAAACGTGATGACGTAAACTTTGCTTATGTTGCAGCATGGGAATATAAAGGAGAACCTGCAGATGCAGTGTTACATAAAGAAGAATTAGAATTTAAAGATATTGAACTAAAACAACGTTCATACAAATAA
- a CDS encoding succinate dehydrogenase/fumarate reductase iron-sulfur subunit encodes MNLTLRIWRQKDSSAKGKMVDYKVTDISEHMSFLEMMDVLNEQLVNSGEEPVAFDHDCREGICGMCSLYINGEAHGPDRGITTCQLHMRMFKDGDTITIEPWRAAAFPVIKDLIVDRMAFERIQHAGGYISVNTSGNTQDANSLPISKHAADEAMDAATCIGCGACVATCKNSSAMLFVGAKVSQYALLPQGQVEAADRVRNMVAQMDLEGFGNCTNTGACEIECPKGISLDNIARMNREFIKANVKG; translated from the coding sequence ATGAATCTAACACTTAGAATTTGGAGACAGAAAGACTCTAGTGCAAAGGGTAAAATGGTCGATTATAAAGTAACTGATATTTCAGAACATATGTCTTTCCTTGAAATGATGGATGTTTTAAACGAACAATTGGTAAACTCTGGAGAAGAGCCAGTAGCTTTCGATCATGATTGTCGTGAAGGTATTTGTGGTATGTGTTCTTTATATATTAATGGAGAAGCTCATGGTCCAGATAGAGGTATTACAACTTGCCAGTTACACATGCGTATGTTTAAAGATGGCGATACTATTACTATCGAGCCATGGAGAGCAGCTGCTTTCCCGGTAATTAAAGATTTAATTGTAGACAGAATGGCTTTCGAGCGTATTCAACACGCCGGAGGATATATTTCTGTAAATACATCTGGAAATACACAAGATGCAAACTCTTTACCTATTTCTAAACATGCTGCAGATGAAGCTATGGATGCCGCAACCTGTATTGGATGTGGAGCTTGTGTGGCTACTTGTAAAAACTCGTCTGCCATGTTATTCGTAGGTGCTAAAGTATCTCAGTATGCATTATTACCACAAGGACAAGTAGAAGCAGCAGACCGTGTTAGAAATATGGTGGCTCAGATGGATCTTGAAGGTTTTGGAAACTGTACAAATACAGGTGCTTGCGAAATAGAATGCCCTAAAGGAATTTCTTTAGATAATATCGCACGTATGAATAGAGAATTTATAAAAGCAAATGTAAAGGGATAA
- a CDS encoding efflux RND transporter periplasmic adaptor subunit gives MRKIILAILGVLLIVASIFISKSLIANKNKVKPVPPKVVKSVFVDTVKNGVVPIIIPANGNLTAKRRFELYAEVEGVFQPGSILFKAGQSYKKGQTLIRIDASEYYASVQSAKSNLYNSIAAIMADLRLDFPEVFQKWQDYLTSFDLNKTTPTLPEMTSEKENYFITGREIVSNYFNVKNLEQRLSKYVITTPFDGILTEALVTEGTLIRSGQKLGEFIDPSVYEMEVAISKSFASLLEVGESVVLNTLEGTETYSGTVSRVNGSIDPTTQTITVFIEVKHENLKEGMYLEAQLNAKKEPDAIEIDRNLLLDTKEIYVVRDSILDAIPVKPIHFSDTKVVLKDVPDGSVIISRPVPGAYSGMLVKVYDENSKKPN, from the coding sequence ATGAGAAAAATTATACTTGCTATTCTTGGTGTACTATTAATAGTAGCCTCCATATTTATTTCTAAATCCTTAATTGCAAACAAAAATAAAGTAAAACCTGTACCTCCAAAAGTTGTAAAGTCGGTCTTTGTCGATACGGTTAAAAATGGGGTAGTTCCTATTATTATTCCTGCTAACGGAAATTTAACGGCTAAACGTAGGTTTGAGCTGTATGCAGAGGTTGAAGGTGTTTTTCAGCCTGGTTCTATTTTATTTAAAGCAGGGCAGTCCTACAAAAAAGGGCAAACTTTAATTCGGATCGATGCTTCCGAATATTACGCTAGCGTGCAATCTGCTAAGAGTAATTTGTATAATTCGATAGCCGCCATCATGGCCGATTTACGCTTAGATTTTCCAGAGGTTTTTCAGAAATGGCAAGATTATCTTACTAGCTTCGATTTAAACAAAACAACGCCTACACTTCCAGAAATGACTTCAGAAAAAGAAAACTATTTCATTACCGGGAGAGAAATTGTTTCTAATTATTTCAACGTTAAAAATTTAGAGCAGCGTTTATCAAAATATGTTATTACCACCCCTTTTGATGGGATTCTTACTGAAGCTTTGGTTACAGAGGGTACATTAATTAGAAGCGGTCAAAAATTGGGTGAATTTATAGATCCTTCGGTTTACGAAATGGAAGTAGCCATAAGTAAATCTTTTGCAAGTTTATTAGAGGTTGGAGAATCTGTAGTGTTAAATACTTTAGAAGGTACAGAAACGTATTCGGGAACAGTGTCTCGTGTAAATGGAAGTATAGATCCTACTACACAAACCATTACTGTTTTTATTGAGGTGAAACACGAAAACCTAAAGGAAGGGATGTATTTAGAAGCTCAGCTAAATGCAAAAAAAGAACCAGATGCCATTGAAATAGATAGAAATTTATTGTTAGATACAAAAGAAATTTATGTTGTTCGAGACAGTATTTTAGATGCTATTCCGGTAAAACCTATTCATTTTAGCGATACAAAAGTGGTTTTAAAAGATGTGCCCGATGGGAGTGTTATTATTTCTCGTCCGGTGCCAGGAGCATACTCAGGGATGTTAGTTAAAGTTTACGACGAAAATTCTAAAAAACCTAACTAA
- a CDS encoding succinate dehydrogenase cytochrome b subunit, producing the protein MSGFLNSSIGRKVAMALSAFFLMFFLLQHFAINILSVFSPELFNEVSHFMGTNPLIQFALQPVLIFGVVFHFVMGFVLEIRNRKAIGVKYVQNNGAANSTWMSRNMIWSGVAILAFIILHFIDFWFPEINTKFIKGDWSGTMEGVEGYRYYEELVHKFASPIRVGAYVIAFVFLALHLLHGFTSAFQSMGGTAGRKKTLQAIGKAYSIIIPLGFIFIALYHHFFNH; encoded by the coding sequence ATGAGCGGATTTTTAAATTCATCAATAGGAAGAAAAGTCGCTATGGCGCTTTCAGCCTTCTTTCTTATGTTTTTCTTGCTTCAGCATTTTGCCATCAACATTTTATCGGTATTTAGTCCTGAGCTTTTTAACGAAGTGTCCCATTTTATGGGAACAAATCCTTTAATTCAATTTGCTTTACAGCCGGTTTTAATATTTGGAGTTGTATTTCACTTTGTAATGGGGTTTGTATTAGAAATTAGAAACAGAAAAGCAATTGGTGTAAAGTATGTACAAAACAACGGTGCAGCAAATTCTACTTGGATGAGTAGAAATATGATTTGGAGTGGTGTTGCTATTTTAGCATTCATCATCTTACATTTTATCGATTTTTGGTTTCCAGAAATTAACACAAAATTTATTAAAGGCGATTGGTCAGGTACCATGGAAGGTGTAGAAGGTTACCGTTATTACGAAGAATTAGTTCATAAATTTGCAAGTCCTATTCGTGTAGGTGCTTATGTAATAGCCTTTGTGTTTTTAGCATTACACCTATTGCACGGTTTCACATCTGCGTTCCAATCTATGGGAGGAACAGCCGGAAGAAAAAAGACATTACAAGCTATTGGTAAAGCATACTCAATAATAATTCCATTAGGATTTATCTTCATTGCACTTTATCATCATTTTTTTAACCATTAA
- a CDS encoding MutS-related protein yields MKSLLSFYTEQSQNHQIKADALNKQMQGLSFLRLFVFVATAYSIYITFNNWQLAIGIGVVGIALFLFLLVKYTNIKHKRNLERAIVAVNNTEIDIINNGYFNRPTGEEYQDPNHEFSLDIDLFGRGSFYQCLNRTYIKEGAEKLADALKANHITQIEARQEAIKELANKSIWRQNYSAVSSLIKVETPARQINAWLSSYKPKFPMVLRVLPYVASVISLALFALVYFEIISANYIGVFLLIGLVTTGFYLKSINVIASQTEKLKETFKQYASLLTLIENESFTSEMLLAKQKLITQEGEKASLIFSDLSRLLDRLDNRNNLISAIFGNGLFLLDIKNAYAIEQWIKKYANKTTEWFEVISFFDAYNSLGNYTFNHKEFVFPVINDNEDVIQAKQLGHPLLKIKKRIDNNFNIKNEQFFIITGANMAGKSTFLRTVSLHIVMANVGLPVCAKSSVYNPIKLITSMRTSDSLTDDSSYFFSELTRLKYIVDAIQTDKYFIVLDEILKGTNSTDKAIGSRKFVEKLVASNATGIIATHDLSLCEISEELEEVKNYYFDAEIINDELHFDYTFKTGICQNMNASFLLKKMEII; encoded by the coding sequence ATGAAATCTCTACTCTCTTTTTATACCGAACAATCTCAAAATCATCAAATCAAAGCTGATGCTTTAAACAAGCAAATGCAAGGCTTAAGCTTTTTAAGATTATTTGTGTTTGTAGCTACGGCCTACAGTATTTATATCACATTTAATAATTGGCAATTGGCTATAGGTATTGGAGTGGTTGGTATTGCATTGTTTTTGTTCCTATTGGTAAAATATACCAATATTAAGCATAAGCGAAATTTAGAGAGAGCCATAGTAGCGGTTAACAATACCGAAATAGATATTATTAATAACGGATATTTTAATCGACCGACAGGCGAGGAATATCAAGATCCTAACCATGAGTTTAGTTTAGATATCGATTTATTCGGTAGAGGTTCTTTTTATCAGTGTTTAAATAGAACCTACATTAAGGAAGGCGCCGAGAAATTGGCAGACGCTTTAAAAGCAAACCATATTACCCAGATAGAAGCTAGGCAAGAAGCCATTAAAGAGTTAGCTAATAAATCTATTTGGCGACAAAATTATTCGGCGGTTTCTAGCCTTATAAAAGTGGAAACACCGGCGAGACAAATCAATGCGTGGTTGTCTAGCTATAAGCCAAAATTCCCGATGGTATTAAGGGTTTTACCTTATGTAGCAAGTGTGATTAGTTTAGCATTATTTGCACTAGTATATTTTGAAATTATTTCGGCAAATTACATTGGAGTTTTTCTTCTAATAGGTTTAGTAACTACCGGATTTTATTTAAAATCAATTAATGTCATTGCCTCTCAAACCGAAAAATTAAAAGAAACCTTTAAACAGTACGCAAGTCTGTTAACTCTTATAGAGAATGAATCTTTTACTTCAGAAATGCTATTGGCTAAGCAAAAGCTAATTACTCAGGAAGGCGAAAAAGCATCCCTTATTTTTTCTGACTTATCCCGATTATTAGATCGTTTAGATAATCGAAATAATCTCATTTCAGCCATTTTTGGGAATGGACTTTTTTTACTCGATATAAAGAATGCGTATGCCATAGAACAATGGATTAAAAAATATGCTAACAAAACAACAGAATGGTTTGAAGTGATTTCGTTTTTCGATGCTTATAATTCCTTAGGAAATTACACCTTTAATCATAAAGAGTTTGTGTTTCCTGTTATAAATGATAATGAGGATGTTATTCAAGCGAAACAATTGGGGCATCCATTATTGAAGATTAAAAAACGTATCGATAATAATTTCAATATTAAAAACGAGCAATTTTTTATTATTACCGGAGCCAATATGGCCGGGAAAAGTACGTTTTTAAGAACTGTATCGCTGCATATTGTTATGGCAAATGTTGGACTTCCAGTTTGTGCCAAATCTAGTGTCTATAACCCTATAAAGTTAATAACGAGTATGCGTACTAGCGATTCGTTAACCGACGATAGCTCGTATTTCTTTTCAGAATTAACACGATTAAAATATATAGTCGATGCCATTCAAACCGATAAATATTTTATTGTTTTAGATGAAATATTAAAAGGAACAAATAGTACAGATAAAGCTATAGGATCTAGAAAATTTGTAGAGAAATTAGTGGCTTCTAATGCCACAGGAATTATTGCAACTCACGATTTAAGTTTATGTGAAATTTCAGAAGAACTAGAAGAGGTGAAAAATTACTATTTCGATGCCGAAATTATTAACGACGAACTACATTTCGATTATACGTTTAAAACCGGTATTTGCCAGAATATGAATGCGAGTTTCTTGCTGAAAAAAATGGAGATTATTTAG